The Chroicocephalus ridibundus chromosome 20, bChrRid1.1, whole genome shotgun sequence genome has a window encoding:
- the SNRPC gene encoding U1 small nuclear ribonucleoprotein C isoform X2, translated as MPKFYCDYCDTYLTHDSPSVRKTHCSGRKHKENVKDYYQKWMEEQAQSLIDKTTAAFQQGKIPPTPFSAPPPAGAMIPPPPSIPGPPRPGMMPAPHMGGPPMMPMMGPPPPGMMPVGPAPGMRPPMGGHMPMMPGPPMMRPPSRPMMVPTRPGMTRPDR; from the exons aTGCCCAA GTTTTATTGTGACTACTGTGACACGTACCTCACCCATGACTCG CCCTCCGTGAGAAAAACCCACTGCAGTGGCCGAAAACACAAAGAGAACGTGAAAGACTACTATCAAAAATGGATGGAGGAACAAGCTCAGAGCCTGATTGATAAAACAA CGGCTGCATTTCAGCAAGGGAAAATTCCACCTACACCGTTCTCGGCACCACCTCCCGCAGGAGCCATGATACCACCTCCTCCCAGCATCC CTGGCCCCCCGCGGCCTGGCATGATGCCGGCCCCTCATATGGGTGGCCCGCCAATGATGCCAATGATGGGCCCACCCCCACCAGGAATGATGCCGGTTGGACCTG CTCCAGGGATGAGGCCACCCATGGGAGGACACATGCCCATGATGCCAGGGCCGCCAATGATGAGACCACCCTCCAGACCCATGATGGTGCCAACCAGGCCGGGAATGACCCGTCCAGACAGATAA
- the SNRPC gene encoding U1 small nuclear ribonucleoprotein C isoform X1 codes for MPKFYCDYCDTYLTHDSPSVRKTHCSGRKHKENVKDYYQKWMEEQAQSLIDKTIAAAFQQGKIPPTPFSAPPPAGAMIPPPPSIPGPPRPGMMPAPHMGGPPMMPMMGPPPPGMMPVGPAPGMRPPMGGHMPMMPGPPMMRPPSRPMMVPTRPGMTRPDR; via the exons aTGCCCAA GTTTTATTGTGACTACTGTGACACGTACCTCACCCATGACTCG CCCTCCGTGAGAAAAACCCACTGCAGTGGCCGAAAACACAAAGAGAACGTGAAAGACTACTATCAAAAATGGATGGAGGAACAAGCTCAGAGCCTGATTGATAAAACAA TAGCGGCTGCATTTCAGCAAGGGAAAATTCCACCTACACCGTTCTCGGCACCACCTCCCGCAGGAGCCATGATACCACCTCCTCCCAGCATCC CTGGCCCCCCGCGGCCTGGCATGATGCCGGCCCCTCATATGGGTGGCCCGCCAATGATGCCAATGATGGGCCCACCCCCACCAGGAATGATGCCGGTTGGACCTG CTCCAGGGATGAGGCCACCCATGGGAGGACACATGCCCATGATGCCAGGGCCGCCAATGATGAGACCACCCTCCAGACCCATGATGGTGCCAACCAGGCCGGGAATGACCCGTCCAGACAGATAA